The following proteins are co-located in the Penaeus monodon isolate SGIC_2016 chromosome 10, NSTDA_Pmon_1, whole genome shotgun sequence genome:
- the LOC119577506 gene encoding LOW QUALITY PROTEIN: uncharacterized protein LOC119577506 (The sequence of the model RefSeq protein was modified relative to this genomic sequence to represent the inferred CDS: deleted 1 base in 1 codon) — protein MAKLRWRPRFFLLVGVVLLATWAFVEEANRVPDVLKQTDLFDAWLLQIGITSARYEIKKLGLEADSETYQRWLVFKLIDSLREGNVTGGIRDSQILKEYMQYQKWLSQRTQGTGHLPGTSAEEVGHSVDGEQDDWQDPLADDGEDVEYEDDDNEEESIELRLQKRRNSMLTSCAAEAQHSAMEDLARVLPRLGFFFDQKTSVCAVGKAGSSSWRVHIHRVNGIPQDVLIEDDPRVKEFFEQPEEALYATIISSAKIISVRHPSTPGFSCYRTQFNLGRPMKHYEPKKEANFLAVKSQRLDWPTRFYTYWLPALHTNGLIPEDTHVLSESLRPINPAVKWISKELKREVFETFKDDLEMFEYTLPKNFL, from the exons ATGGCGAAGCTTCGGTGGCGCCctcgcttcttcctcctcgtGGGCGTCGTACTGCTAGCGACGTGGGCGTTCGTGGAGGAGGCGAATCGCGTGCCGGATGTGCTCAAGCAGACCGACCTGTTCGACGCGTGGCTCCTGCAGATCGGAATAACATCAGCCCGCTACGAGATCAAGAAGCTGGGCCTCGAAGCGGACTCGGAGACGTACCAGCGGTGGCTCGTCTTCAAGCTCATCGACAGCCTGCGGGAGGGCAACGTCACGGGAGGGATACGCGACTCGCAGATCCTTAAAGAGTACATGCAGTACCAGAAGTGGCTCTCGCAAAGGACCCAGGGAACGGGTCATCTCCCCGGCACATCGGCAGAAGAAGTAGGCCACTCCGTTGATGGAGAGCAAGACGACTGGCAAGACCCGCTCGCGGACGACGGCGAGGACGTGGAGTACGAGGACGACGACAATGAAGAAGAATCGATTGAGCTGCGCCTCCAGAAACGCCGGAACAGCATGCTTACCTCTTGTGCCGCGGAGGCGCAGCATTCGGCGATGGAGGATCTCGCCCGAGTGCTGCCGCGCCTCGGTTTCTTCTTCGATCAAAAGACCTCCGTCTGTGCTGTTGGCAAG GCAGGGTCCTCGTCATGGCGAGTGCACATCCACCGAGTCAACGGTATTCCTCAAGACGTCCTGATAGAAGACGACCCCCGCGTCAAGGAGTTCTTTGAGCAGCCAGAAGAGGCCCTTTATGCGACCATCATCTCGTCGGCAAAGATTATAAGCGttag GCATCCATCAACCCCGGGGTTTTCCTGTTACCGCACCCAGTTCAATTTA GGCCGCCCCATGAAACATTACGAACCCAAGAAGGAAGCCAATTTTTTAGCGGTTA AATCACAAAGGCTTGACTGGCCGACCAGATTTTACACGTACTGGCTTCCTGCATTACATACTAACGGCTTGATACCAGAGGATACCCACGTTTTGTCTGAATCTCTCCGGCCCATTAACCCGGCTGTGAA GTGGATATCGAAGGAACTCAAGCGAGAAGTGTTCGAAACCTTCAAAGACGACTTGGAGATGTTCGAATACACGCTGCCAAAGAACTTCTTGTGA